In one Oceanispirochaeta sp. genomic region, the following are encoded:
- a CDS encoding DUF86 domain-containing protein yields the protein MNDVIINKTASIQRCIERVREEYQLAGEQFSKDYSRQDAAILNLTRACEQSIDLANHIIKIKKLGIPNRSSDSFEILENRGIIPEDLSNTMIKMTGFRNTAIHQYQKMNLKIVISIIHNNLDDLLHFTELMMNLA from the coding sequence ATGAACGATGTCATTATAAATAAGACTGCCAGCATTCAGCGCTGCATTGAAAGGGTCAGAGAAGAGTACCAATTAGCTGGGGAACAATTCTCAAAAGATTATAGCCGGCAGGATGCTGCCATACTCAATTTAACCAGAGCCTGTGAACAATCCATTGATTTAGCGAACCATATCATAAAAATCAAAAAGCTTGGTATTCCAAACCGGAGCAGCGATAGCTTTGAGATTCTCGAAAACAGGGGAATCATTCCAGAGGATCTTTCTAATACAATGATCAAGATGACAGGCTTTAGAAATACAGCGATACATCAGTATCAAAAAATGAATCTCAAGATCGTTATATCCATCATTCATAACAATTTAGATGATTTACTCCATTTTACAGAATTGATGATGAATCTGGCTTAG
- the hgcB gene encoding mercury methylation ferredoxin HgcB gives MTYLENGVTLKLNTDICIGCGMCGIVCPHGVYVFTDRKAVIDQRGNCMECGACMINCPVEAIFVDKGVGCAAAVIQSKLKGRSEISCDCGGPPEEETDCCKGGCCC, from the coding sequence ATGACTTATCTGGAAAACGGAGTCACCCTTAAACTGAATACGGATATTTGCATCGGATGCGGCATGTGCGGCATAGTCTGTCCTCACGGAGTCTATGTTTTTACAGACAGAAAAGCCGTGATTGATCAACGTGGGAACTGTATGGAATGCGGAGCCTGCATGATAAACTGCCCTGTGGAAGCCATTTTTGTGGATAAGGGGGTCGGCTGTGCGGCGGCAGTGATACAGTCCAAGCTGAAAGGTCGGAGTGAAATCAGCTGTGACTGCGGGGGACCGCCGGAAGAAGAGACTGACTGCTGCAAAGGCGGATGCTGCTGTTGA
- a CDS encoding LacI family DNA-binding transcriptional regulator has translation MNKNNHRITMKDVAHSVGVSVTTVSHGLKGACYVEESTKMQ, from the coding sequence ATGAACAAGAATAATCATCGAATAACAATGAAAGATGTGGCTCATTCAGTCGGAGTATCCGTTACAACGGTGTCCCATGGATTGAAGGGAGCATGCTATGTTGAAGAATCGACTAAGATGCAGTAA
- the hgcA gene encoding mercury methylation corrinoid protein HgcA, translating to MRQLDSTWHLRDYLGALSARLGLNRNNYKMPPGLYHMGSPGKDSPVFVTANYKLSVDHLRRGLGGMDSHILVLDTKGVNVWCAAGKGTFGTEELIKRIKTEALESVVNHRTLILPQLGAPGMNPGEVKSGCGFSIQYGPVEAKDIPAYMENEQKATPAMRRKNFPLLERLAVSFTHFAQGFFPSIALALAFMLLNYLLIDSPQILQSIQISLAALFTGSLLAAALLPLLPGKAFSLKGFFIGLLIYPVVSLISGPILNFPEGLYPLGKAILLHCWIVYQVLNLTGSSTYTSLSGVKKEMSIAVPILALALLAGAACMITGGLIL from the coding sequence ATGAGACAATTGGATTCCACCTGGCATCTCAGGGATTATCTGGGCGCCCTGTCAGCCCGTCTGGGGCTGAATCGGAATAATTACAAAATGCCTCCCGGCTTATATCATATGGGTAGTCCCGGCAAAGACAGCCCTGTCTTCGTCACAGCTAATTATAAACTCTCAGTGGATCATTTGAGACGGGGGCTCGGTGGGATGGATTCTCACATCCTGGTATTGGATACAAAAGGAGTCAATGTCTGGTGCGCCGCCGGCAAGGGAACCTTCGGCACGGAGGAACTCATCAAGAGGATCAAAACAGAAGCTCTTGAAAGTGTTGTAAACCACAGGACTCTGATCCTCCCTCAATTGGGAGCTCCGGGAATGAATCCGGGAGAGGTGAAGTCAGGCTGCGGCTTCAGCATTCAATACGGCCCTGTGGAAGCGAAGGACATTCCCGCCTATATGGAGAATGAACAGAAAGCCACCCCCGCCATGAGGCGTAAAAACTTCCCCCTCTTGGAACGGCTGGCTGTCTCTTTCACTCACTTTGCACAAGGGTTCTTTCCGAGTATTGCCCTGGCTCTGGCCTTTATGCTGCTCAATTATCTTCTCATAGATTCACCCCAGATATTACAGTCCATACAAATATCCCTGGCAGCCCTGTTTACAGGATCTCTCCTGGCAGCAGCCCTGCTTCCCCTGTTACCGGGAAAGGCCTTCTCCTTAAAAGGGTTTTTTATCGGTTTGCTGATATACCCTGTGGTCTCACTTATCAGCGGACCCATCCTGAACTTCCCGGAAGGACTTTACCCCCTGGGAAAAGCCATTCTTCTTCATTGCTGGATTGTCTATCAGGTCCTGAATCTGACAGGAAGCAGTACCTATACCTCCCTTTCGGGAGTCAAAAAAGAGATGAGTATTGCCGTTCCGATCCTCGCTCTTGCTCTTCTGGCCGGAGCGGCCTGTATGATCACGGGAGGATTGATTTTATGA
- a CDS encoding nucleotidyltransferase family protein yields the protein MIESIIGLITSSLPQVQSIYLFGSQADGTAGENSDVDIALLLPPADARELGELGFSDLRFALEKKLAKSVDLINLRLSSTVFQNEICNQGRRIYCTDKYETELFEMLVLSYYCKLNEERGEILKQAIESKRYYAI from the coding sequence ATGATAGAAAGCATAATCGGGTTGATTACATCTTCTTTACCTCAAGTACAATCCATCTATTTATTTGGATCACAGGCAGATGGCACCGCCGGTGAAAACAGCGATGTAGACATCGCTCTTCTCCTCCCCCCAGCAGATGCCAGGGAATTGGGAGAATTAGGTTTTTCAGATCTAAGGTTTGCCTTGGAAAAGAAACTGGCAAAATCTGTAGACCTCATCAATCTGAGACTGTCATCGACTGTATTCCAGAATGAGATTTGTAACCAGGGGAGACGAATATATTGCACAGACAAATATGAAACCGAACTGTTTGAAATGCTGGTCCTGTCCTATTATTGCAAACTGAATGAAGAACGCGGGGAAATCCTTAAGCAAGCCATTGAGAGTAAGAGATATTACGCTATATGA
- a CDS encoding ribokinase yields the protein MKILNYGSLNIDIVYKVPHIVKPGETISASDVQQYAGGKGANQSVALAKAGAAVWHGGTIGSDGLWLLDLLKKFNVRTDLVRQYDGPTGQAIIQVSDQGQNSIFLFGGGNQNNTEADVDDALSHFEEGDYLVLQNEINLTSYIIEKAHARGMKICLNPAPYTEDVKSWPLEKLDLLVVNEIEGQDLAGKSGSFEETLQVLTGMYPGTSILLTAGKAGAYFGKDSGREFVPIVDAPVVDTTAAGDTFFGYFLAGRLVGLTDREAMERATRASAMTVSRPGAMDSIPFAGELD from the coding sequence ATGAAAATACTCAATTATGGTTCTTTGAACATCGATATCGTTTATAAAGTGCCCCATATTGTCAAACCGGGAGAAACTATCTCCGCCTCTGATGTGCAGCAATATGCCGGAGGGAAGGGGGCGAATCAATCGGTGGCTCTTGCCAAGGCCGGGGCTGCTGTCTGGCATGGCGGGACCATCGGCAGTGATGGACTCTGGCTTCTGGATCTTTTGAAAAAATTCAATGTCCGCACCGATCTGGTTCGTCAGTATGATGGGCCGACAGGGCAGGCCATCATACAGGTTTCGGATCAGGGACAGAACTCAATCTTCCTGTTTGGAGGGGGCAATCAGAACAACACAGAGGCGGATGTGGATGATGCCCTGTCCCATTTTGAAGAAGGAGATTATCTGGTCCTCCAGAATGAAATCAACCTGACCTCATACATCATAGAAAAGGCCCATGCCCGGGGCATGAAGATCTGCCTGAATCCTGCACCCTATACGGAGGATGTCAAATCCTGGCCTCTGGAAAAACTGGATCTATTGGTGGTCAATGAAATTGAAGGACAGGATCTAGCCGGAAAATCGGGGAGTTTTGAAGAGACCCTTCAGGTTCTGACCGGGATGTACCCGGGGACGAGTATCCTTTTAACTGCCGGTAAGGCGGGGGCCTATTTCGGGAAAGATTCAGGGCGGGAGTTTGTTCCCATCGTGGATGCTCCCGTTGTGGATACCACCGCGGCAGGAGACACCTTCTTTGGATACTTTCTGGCCGGCCGGCTGGTTGGTCTTACTGACCGGGAAGCCATGGAACGGGCTACAAGAGCCTCGGCCATGACCGTTTCCCGGCCGGGGGCTATGGATTCTATTCCCTTTGCCGGGGAGCTTGATTAG